The Candidatus Hydrogenedentota bacterium genomic sequence TGCGGCAGCGTTGTTACGTACATTTCTTGCGTAATGCGCTCGACTATTTGCCCCGCAAGGCGGACGATGACTGCATGACGGAACGGCGTTGGATCTATGACCGGCGCACTTTGGAGGAGGCCCAGCGGGACGTCGCCGCATGGCTTCAGAAGTGGCACACACGCTATGCCAAGCTATGTGCATGGGTGGAATCCAATATAGAAGAGACCTTCGCGTTCTACCGCCTTCCGCTGCAACATCATAAGCACATGAAGCCGCCCCATATATGCTCGAGCGGGTCAACGAGGCGATCAAGCGGCGGACCCACGTCGTGCGGATCTTTCCTAACGAAGCGAGCGGTCTCCGGCTCATTCGGGCTTTCGCGGTAGCGATCCATGAAGATTGGATTGAAGCCACCCGCTACCTCAACATGGACATCTTGGAAGAACACAAGAAGCGGGTTAGGTTCAACTGCCTCGATGCGGCTTAGAAACGGAGTACATCATGCCCCTTTTTGCAGAACTTGACGCACGTGACTGCTCAAAATTAATATCCGCAGGAAAACGGCAATGTCCCCGCAACAAATCGTGTCGGTGCGCCGGTTCGGCCCGGCCCCGCGCCTATCGCTCGGCGCGCCCGTTCCATGAACGCCGCGCGCTTTATCCGCCCGCCTTGTTCGCGAGTTCGCCGAAACGATGGACGACCGCGAGGGCCGGGTCGAGGGGGACGTCCACATGCGGCGTGCCGGGCGGGGTCGAAATTGTGGGCGTCGGACGGATGGTCTTGCCTTCGAACTGCGGAAGCCATTTTCGTTCGGCCTCGAGCATTTCGGCGGCCATGTCGCGCCCTTCCTTCAGCGTAAGCACGGCGGAGGCGAGCGGGTCCATCGCACAGGCGGCAACGACGAGTTCGGGATCGCCGGTCATGGCAGCCTCGACAGCGAGACCCTGCACGGTGATGTTGCTCTGATTGAGCGCGGCAAGTTGCGGGGGCAGGTTGCCGACGAATGTCGGGTGCAATCCCATCTTGTCCACGAACACCGGCACCTCGACGCAACAACCATGCGGCAAGTTCGCGATGTAACCTTCGTTCCGGACGTTGCCCTGGAGTTTGAACGGCACGCCGGTTTCGAGGGCTTCGAGGATGTACGAGCAGTACTCGACGCTGCGCGGTTTAAGGGCGGTCGGTTCATCGGCCAACATGTCCGTGTTTTCGAGATTGTCGGCGATGAGGCGGCACCACTTGTAATACGCGCCCGTCTCGCCCCCGAAGGCCGGTTCGTCGCAGTACAGGTCGAGCGCCTTTTGGTTCTTTCGGAACCACGGCAAATACTCGGAGAGATGGCCGGTGCTCTCCGTCATAAAATAGCCGAAGTGGCGCATGGTTTCGATACGCACCTTTTCGTTGATGTAGTACTCCGGTTTTTCGCAATTCGCCTTGAACAGCGGGTAGAGATCCTTGCCCTGGTGTTCGAGTTTGAGAAACCACGCCATGTGGTTGATCCCCGCGCACAGGTAGTCAATCTGCTTCTTGTCCACGCCGACATAGCGCGAGATGAGATCGAGCGTGGTTTGTACGCCGTGGCACAGGCCGATGAACTTTGCGCCGGGGACCGTACCCAATGCCCAGCATACGATGGCCATCGGGTTGACGTAATTGAGGATGTAGGCGTTCGGGCACAATTCCTGGACGTCGCGGACGAGATCCAGCATCACGGGAATCGTCCGCAGCGCCCGAAACACGCCTCCCGGCCCCATCGTGTCGCCGATGCACTGGTCCACCCCGTATTTCATCGGAATCTGGTAGTCGAGTTCGAAGGCGTCCACCCCGCCCACCTGCAGCATCGCGATAACATAATCCGCGCCTTTGAGCGCCTCGCGCCGGTCCAACGTGACCGACACCGACGCCTTGAGTTTGTTTTCGGCGATAACCTTGTCCGCGAACTTCTTGATGCGTTCGAGTTTCGGCATCGTGCGGCTCATCAGGCGAAACTCGCTGTTCGCCAACGACGGCGTCGCCAGAATATCCATCATCAGCGTCTTGCAGAAAACGATG encodes the following:
- the melA gene encoding alpha-galactosidase, which codes for MPKIAMIGAGSIVFCKTLMMDILATPSLANSEFRLMSRTMPKLERIKKFADKVIAENKLKASVSVTLDRREALKGADYVIAMLQVGGVDAFELDYQIPMKYGVDQCIGDTMGPGGVFRALRTIPVMLDLVRDVQELCPNAYILNYVNPMAIVCWALGTVPGAKFIGLCHGVQTTLDLISRYVGVDKKQIDYLCAGINHMAWFLKLEHQGKDLYPLFKANCEKPEYYINEKVRIETMRHFGYFMTESTGHLSEYLPWFRKNQKALDLYCDEPAFGGETGAYYKWCRLIADNLENTDMLADEPTALKPRSVEYCSYILEALETGVPFKLQGNVRNEGYIANLPHGCCVEVPVFVDKMGLHPTFVGNLPPQLAALNQSNITVQGLAVEAAMTGDPELVVAACAMDPLASAVLTLKEGRDMAAEMLEAERKWLPQFEGKTIRPTPTISTPPGTPHVDVPLDPALAVVHRFGELANKAGG